A stretch of the Panicum virgatum strain AP13 chromosome 9N, P.virgatum_v5, whole genome shotgun sequence genome encodes the following:
- the LOC120690405 gene encoding cytochrome P450 709B2-like isoform X1 produces MVKELEDQASKNKNGETQVELDKEFQELTADIISHMAFGSSYKLGIEAFHAQKELQEIVVETLLDVQIPGSNYLPTTSNRRKWKLERKLRGTLLQIIQSRLGSEGSLYGNDLLGLMLEACIPTEHGGKQQQISLSMDGIIHECKTFFFASHETTALLLTWTVFLLSVYPEWQERLRKEVLREFGKDNPSGDNLSKLKEMTMVLLETLRLYGPAVFTQRKTMTDMAVGEIEIPKGLGIIIPFAIMHRDKKVWGDDADEFNPLRFQNGVTKAAKVPHALLSFSIGPRSCIGQNFAMMEAKSVMAVILQKFSFTLSPDYVHAPVDLLTLRPKFGLPVILRRLDVCS; encoded by the exons ATGGTCAAGGAATTAGAAGACCAAGCATCCAAAAACAAGAATGGTGAAACTCAAGTTGAACTTGACAAAGAATTTCAAGAGTTAACAGCAGATATCATATCCCATATGGCCTTTGGGAGTAGCTACAAGTTGGGAATAGAAGCCTTCCATGCACAGAAAGAGCTTCAGGAAATTGTAGTAGAAACTCTCCTTGATGTACAGATACCAGGATCCAA CTACCTTCCTACAACAAGCAATAGGCGGAAGTGGAAGCTTGAAAGGAAGCTTAGGGGTACGCTTCTTCAGATCATTCAATCACGATTAGGGTCAGAAGGGAGTCTATATGGAAATGATCTGCTTGGCTTGATGCTTGAGGCTTGCATTCCAACCGAGCATGGAGGCAAGCAAcaacagatcagtttgagcatgGATGGGATCATACACGAGTGCAAAACATTCTTCTTTGCTAGTCATGAAACCACAGCACTTCTGCTTACATGGACAGTGTTCTTGCTCAGTGTGTATCCAGAATGGCAGGAGAGGCTTCGGAAGGAGGTTTTGAGGGAATTTGGGAAAGATAATCCCAGTGGTGACAACCTTAGCAAATTGAAAGAG ATGACAATGGTTCTCCTTGAGACCTTGAGGCTCTACGGCCCTGCTGTTTTTACGCAAAGGAAAACTATGACAGATATGGCAGTTGGAGAAATAGAAATACCTAAAGGGCTTGGAATTATCATACCTTTTGCAATCATGCACCGAGACAAGAAGGTTTGGGGTGATGATGCAGATGAATTTAATCCATTAAGATTTCAGAATGGAGTCACAAAAGCAGCAAAGGTTCCTCACGCCCTTCTGTCATTCTCAATTGGGCCAAGGTCATGCATTGGTCAGAACTTTGCGATGATGGAAGCCAAGTCAGTAATGGCCGTGATCCTTCAGAAGTTCTCTTTCACTCTTTCCCCTGACTATGTTCACGCCCCAGTAGATCTGCTGACTCTTCGGCCCAAGTTTGGTCTTCCAGTTATTCTGAGGCGGTTGGATGTATGCTCTTAG
- the LOC120690405 gene encoding cytochrome P450 709B2-like isoform X2, which yields MEGSICYLPTTSNRRKWKLERKLRGTLLQIIQSRLGSEGSLYGNDLLGLMLEACIPTEHGGKQQQISLSMDGIIHECKTFFFASHETTALLLTWTVFLLSVYPEWQERLRKEVLREFGKDNPSGDNLSKLKEMTMVLLETLRLYGPAVFTQRKTMTDMAVGEIEIPKGLGIIIPFAIMHRDKKVWGDDADEFNPLRFQNGVTKAAKVPHALLSFSIGPRSCIGQNFAMMEAKSVMAVILQKFSFTLSPDYVHAPVDLLTLRPKFGLPVILRRLDVCS from the exons ATGGAGGGATCAATATG CTACCTTCCTACAACAAGCAATAGGCGGAAGTGGAAGCTTGAAAGGAAGCTTAGGGGTACGCTTCTTCAGATCATTCAATCACGATTAGGGTCAGAAGGGAGTCTATATGGAAATGATCTGCTTGGCTTGATGCTTGAGGCTTGCATTCCAACCGAGCATGGAGGCAAGCAAcaacagatcagtttgagcatgGATGGGATCATACACGAGTGCAAAACATTCTTCTTTGCTAGTCATGAAACCACAGCACTTCTGCTTACATGGACAGTGTTCTTGCTCAGTGTGTATCCAGAATGGCAGGAGAGGCTTCGGAAGGAGGTTTTGAGGGAATTTGGGAAAGATAATCCCAGTGGTGACAACCTTAGCAAATTGAAAGAG ATGACAATGGTTCTCCTTGAGACCTTGAGGCTCTACGGCCCTGCTGTTTTTACGCAAAGGAAAACTATGACAGATATGGCAGTTGGAGAAATAGAAATACCTAAAGGGCTTGGAATTATCATACCTTTTGCAATCATGCACCGAGACAAGAAGGTTTGGGGTGATGATGCAGATGAATTTAATCCATTAAGATTTCAGAATGGAGTCACAAAAGCAGCAAAGGTTCCTCACGCCCTTCTGTCATTCTCAATTGGGCCAAGGTCATGCATTGGTCAGAACTTTGCGATGATGGAAGCCAAGTCAGTAATGGCCGTGATCCTTCAGAAGTTCTCTTTCACTCTTTCCCCTGACTATGTTCACGCCCCAGTAGATCTGCTGACTCTTCGGCCCAAGTTTGGTCTTCCAGTTATTCTGAGGCGGTTGGATGTATGCTCTTAG
- the LOC120690405 gene encoding cytochrome P450 709B1-like isoform X3, which translates to MHKIIANKKTSRTSRKRIYIAPCSFLFPSPSFAMASFALLLVALLVLVISWLWDYVILCLIWKPHIIGNKLRKHGIPGPPYKFFKGCNEDIKRMKEKADSLVLDIHDHNYLPRVAPHYLKWRDQYGKSFLYWFGPKPRICIFDYELARQILSNKSGHFMKNDTQPTVLALLGKGLVFVEGIDWVRHRRVINPAFAMDKIKVILYHIKNQNMVKELEDQASKNKNGETQVELDKEFQELTADIISHMAFGSSYKLGIEAFHAQKELQEIVVETLLDVQIPGSNYLPTTSNRRKWKLERKLRGTLLQIIQSRLGSEGSLYGNDLLGLMLEACIPTEHGGKQQQISLSMDGIIHECKTFFFASHETTALLLTWTVFLLSVYPEWQERLRKEVLREFGKDNPSGDNLSKLKEMTMVLLETLRLYGPAVFTQRKTMTDMAVGEIEIPKGLGIIIPFAIMHRDKKVWGDDADEFNPLRFQNGVTKAAKVPHALLSFSIGPRSCIGQNFAMMEAKSVMAVILQKFSFTLSPDYVHAPVDLLTLRPKFGLPVILRRLDVCS; encoded by the exons ATGCACAAAATTATTGCTAACAAAAAAACTTCTAGAACAAGCCGAAAGAGAATATATATTGCACCATGCTCCTTTCTCTTCCCAAGCCCATCTTTTGCCATGGCCTCCTTTGCTCTGCTACTCGTTGCTCTGCTTGTCCTTGTCATCTCATGGCTATGGGATTATGTGATTTTGTGCCTCATTTGGAAGCCTCACATCATTGGCAACAAGCTCAGGAAACATGGGATCCCTGGACCTCCCTACAAattcttcaaaggctgcaatgaGGACATCAAGAGAATGAAGGAGAAGGCAGACAGTTTGGTGCTGGATATTCATGATCACAACTACCTCCCAAGGGTTGCACCACACTACCTCAAATGGAGGGATCAATATG GAAAATCATTTCTATACTGGTTTGGGCCAAAACCGCGTATCTGCATCTTCGATTATGAATTGGCAAGGCAGATTCTTTCAAACAAGTCTGGACACTTCATGAAGAATGATACTCAGCCAACAGTCTTAGCATTGCTGGGTAAAGGGTTGGTTTTTGTGGAAGGCATAGACTGGGTGCGGCATCGCAGAGTAATCAACCCTGCATTTGCCATGGACAAGATAAAGGTGATTTTAT ATCACATAAAAAATCAAAACATGGTCAAGGAATTAGAAGACCAAGCATCCAAAAACAAGAATGGTGAAACTCAAGTTGAACTTGACAAAGAATTTCAAGAGTTAACAGCAGATATCATATCCCATATGGCCTTTGGGAGTAGCTACAAGTTGGGAATAGAAGCCTTCCATGCACAGAAAGAGCTTCAGGAAATTGTAGTAGAAACTCTCCTTGATGTACAGATACCAGGATCCAA CTACCTTCCTACAACAAGCAATAGGCGGAAGTGGAAGCTTGAAAGGAAGCTTAGGGGTACGCTTCTTCAGATCATTCAATCACGATTAGGGTCAGAAGGGAGTCTATATGGAAATGATCTGCTTGGCTTGATGCTTGAGGCTTGCATTCCAACCGAGCATGGAGGCAAGCAAcaacagatcagtttgagcatgGATGGGATCATACACGAGTGCAAAACATTCTTCTTTGCTAGTCATGAAACCACAGCACTTCTGCTTACATGGACAGTGTTCTTGCTCAGTGTGTATCCAGAATGGCAGGAGAGGCTTCGGAAGGAGGTTTTGAGGGAATTTGGGAAAGATAATCCCAGTGGTGACAACCTTAGCAAATTGAAAGAG ATGACAATGGTTCTCCTTGAGACCTTGAGGCTCTACGGCCCTGCTGTTTTTACGCAAAGGAAAACTATGACAGATATGGCAGTTGGAGAAATAGAAATACCTAAAGGGCTTGGAATTATCATACCTTTTGCAATCATGCACCGAGACAAGAAGGTTTGGGGTGATGATGCAGATGAATTTAATCCATTAAGATTTCAGAATGGAGTCACAAAAGCAGCAAAGGTTCCTCACGCCCTTCTGTCATTCTCAATTGGGCCAAGGTCATGCATTGGTCAGAACTTTGCGATGATGGAAGCCAAGTCAGTAATGGCCGTGATCCTTCAGAAGTTCTCTTTCACTCTTTCCCCTGACTATGTTCACGCCCCAGTAGATCTGCTGACTCTTCGGCCCAAGTTTGGTCTTCCAGTTATTCTGAGGCGGTTGGATGTATGCTCTTAG